A single genomic interval of Picosynechococcus sp. PCC 7003 harbors:
- a CDS encoding GTP-binding protein has product MVDWSQTDLEGAIANFSEIQTEINYQHAQDVLRHALQHLDLTQTEQRGLEGEIAQLSQMLDKLEQTRLQIAAFGLVGRGKSSVLNALLGKEIFQTGALHGVTTDIQQVPWTLQTEAIANSEIQRATFFREGQGRLELIDTPGIDEVNGETREQLAKLIAKQMDLLLFVIAGDMSRVEFEALSQLRDVGKPMLLVFNKVDQYPSTDRDLIYQTICDRRVKELLSPAEIVMVSAAPLVTKITTDATGQRHVIRERGPANVIDLKLKILEILDREGKALLALNSMLFVDRLHGQLTQRKLLLRTQAADRLIERAMLTKAVAVALNPVTVMDVFSGAVVDVALIIRLAQWYGLPLNQREAIALLQKIVLSMGGISLGEVLANFGLSSLKTALGVSAPFTGGLSVMPYLSVAVTQGAIAGLTTNIIGKSTQIYLANGGSWGDADPKVVVKNIIESLDRDSILHRLRQELTAKLQPQ; this is encoded by the coding sequence ATGGTGGACTGGTCACAGACAGATTTAGAAGGGGCGATCGCCAACTTTTCAGAAATTCAAACGGAAATCAATTATCAACATGCCCAGGATGTCCTCCGCCACGCGTTGCAACATTTGGATCTCACCCAGACGGAACAACGGGGCCTAGAGGGAGAAATTGCCCAGCTTTCACAGATGCTGGATAAACTTGAGCAAACCCGTCTGCAGATCGCGGCCTTTGGTTTGGTGGGGCGCGGCAAGTCCTCGGTTTTAAATGCCCTACTAGGGAAAGAAATTTTTCAGACCGGAGCCCTCCATGGTGTCACAACGGATATTCAGCAGGTACCTTGGACGTTGCAAACGGAGGCGATCGCCAATAGCGAAATTCAGCGGGCCACTTTTTTTCGGGAAGGCCAGGGACGTTTAGAACTAATCGATACCCCAGGTATTGACGAAGTGAACGGCGAAACCCGCGAACAGCTCGCTAAACTGATTGCCAAGCAAATGGATTTATTGCTGTTTGTCATCGCTGGGGACATGTCACGGGTCGAATTTGAAGCGTTGTCCCAACTCCGGGATGTGGGCAAGCCGATGCTCTTGGTCTTTAACAAAGTAGACCAATATCCCAGCACTGACCGAGATTTAATTTATCAAACCATTTGCGATCGCCGGGTGAAAGAATTACTCTCCCCCGCAGAAATTGTCATGGTTTCAGCGGCTCCCCTCGTGACTAAAATCACCACCGATGCCACAGGACAACGCCATGTCATTCGGGAACGGGGGCCAGCGAATGTGATTGATCTCAAGTTAAAAATCCTCGAAATCCTCGACCGAGAAGGGAAAGCTCTCCTCGCCCTCAACTCCATGCTCTTTGTGGATCGGCTCCATGGCCAACTGACCCAACGCAAACTGCTGCTGCGCACCCAGGCCGCCGATCGCCTCATTGAACGGGCGATGCTCACCAAGGCGGTTGCTGTGGCTTTAAATCCCGTGACGGTCATGGATGTGTTTAGTGGGGCGGTGGTGGATGTGGCCCTGATTATCCGTTTAGCCCAGTGGTATGGTCTGCCTTTAAATCAGCGGGAGGCGATCGCCCTGCTCCAAAAAATTGTGTTGAGTATGGGTGGCATTAGCCTTGGGGAAGTGCTGGCGAATTTTGGCCTAAGCTCCCTGAAAACAGCTTTAGGCGTCAGCGCGCCCTTTACGGGAGGCTTATCGGTAATGCCTTACCTTTCCGTGGCAGTGACCCAAGGGGCGATCGCCGGACTGACGACCAACATCATCGGCAAAAGTACCCAAATCTATTTAGCCAATGGTGGTTCCTGGGGAGACGCTGATCCAAAAGTTGTCGTTAAAAACATCATTGAATCTTTGGATCGAGACTCGATTTTGCACCGGTTGCGCCAAGAACTCACGGCTAAATTACAGCCTCAATAG
- a CDS encoding LON peptidase substrate-binding domain-containing protein codes for MTSFSVAVRELPLFPLPELVLFPSRPLPLHVFEFRYRIMMNTILEHDRRFGVLMVNPVDGTIANVGCCAEIVHCEKLPDGRMKMLTIGQQRFRVLDYVREKPYRVGLVEWIEDDPTTGNLSSLAVDAKQVLMDVVGLSAKLAGQDLELPEELPDLPRELSFWIAGSLYGVAEEQQALLELQDTQERLRREVEILTSTRNHLAARTALKDVFE; via the coding sequence ATGACCTCTTTTTCCGTTGCTGTCCGAGAACTCCCCCTTTTCCCTTTGCCGGAATTGGTACTGTTTCCATCGCGGCCTTTACCGCTCCATGTATTTGAGTTTCGGTACCGCATTATGATGAACACGATTTTGGAGCATGATCGGCGTTTTGGGGTATTAATGGTCAATCCTGTGGATGGCACGATCGCCAATGTGGGCTGTTGTGCAGAAATTGTCCACTGCGAAAAATTACCCGATGGCCGGATGAAAATGTTGACGATTGGCCAACAGCGGTTTCGGGTTTTAGATTATGTTCGTGAAAAACCCTACCGAGTCGGCTTAGTGGAATGGATTGAAGATGATCCCACGACGGGCAATCTGTCTTCTTTGGCGGTAGATGCGAAACAAGTACTGATGGATGTGGTTGGGTTATCGGCAAAGCTAGCAGGGCAAGACTTAGAGTTACCAGAGGAATTGCCTGATCTGCCACGGGAATTGTCTTTTTGGATTGCGGGTAGTTTATATGGGGTCGCTGAGGAGCAACAGGCTCTCTTGGAATTACAAGACACCCAAGAAAGACTCCGGCGGGAGGTGGAAATTTTGACTTCGACTAGAAATCATTTGGCGGCCAGAACGGCGTTGAAAGACGTGTTTGAATAA
- the rpsJ gene encoding 30S ribosomal protein S10, whose protein sequence is MQQQKIRIRLKAFDRRLLDTSCEKIVDTANRTNATAIGPIPLPTKRKIYCVLRSPHVDKDSREHFETRTHRRIIDIYQPSSKTIDALMKLDLPAGVDIEVKL, encoded by the coding sequence CTGCAACAGCAAAAAATCCGGATTCGTTTGAAAGCATTTGACCGTCGCTTACTCGACACATCTTGCGAAAAAATCGTTGATACTGCGAACCGTACTAATGCAACGGCGATCGGCCCGATTCCTCTCCCCACTAAGCGTAAGATTTATTGTGTGCTCCGCTCTCCCCACGTTGATAAGGACTCTCGGGAGCACTTTGAAACCCGGACTCATCGTCGCATTATTGATATTTACCAGCCTTCTTCTAAAACCATCGACGCTTTGATGAAGCTTGATCTGCCTGCTGGGGTAGATATCGAAGTGAAACTCTAG
- the tuf gene encoding elongation factor Tu, whose translation MARAKFERNKDHANIGTVGHVDHGKTTLTAAITMALAAQGGGKAKSYEDIDAAPEEKARGITINTAHVEYETENRHYAHVDCPGHADYVKNMITGAAQMDGGILVVSAADGPMPQTREHILLAKQVGVPSLVVFLNKEDQVDDEELLELVELEVRELLSEYDFPGDDIPITTGSALKAVEALVANPNIKRGEDKWVDKILALMDSVDEYMPLPERDVDKPFLMAVEDVFSITGRGTVATGRIERGRVKVGETIEIVGIRDTRSTTVTGVEMFQKTLDEGMAGDNVGVLLRGVQKDDIERGMVLAKPGSITPHTNFEAEVYVLTKEEGGRHTPFFPNYRPQFYVRTTDVTGTISAFTADDGSSAEMVMPGDRIKMTVELINPIAIEQGMRFAIREGGRTIGAGTVSKILK comes from the coding sequence ATGGCACGCGCTAAGTTTGAAAGAAACAAAGACCACGCCAATATTGGTACTGTTGGCCACGTTGACCACGGTAAAACAACGCTAACCGCAGCGATCACTATGGCTTTAGCGGCTCAAGGTGGCGGTAAAGCGAAGAGCTATGAAGATATCGACGCGGCTCCTGAAGAAAAAGCGCGTGGTATCACCATCAACACTGCCCACGTGGAGTACGAGACAGAAAATCGTCACTATGCTCACGTTGACTGCCCTGGCCACGCTGACTATGTAAAGAACATGATCACCGGTGCAGCCCAAATGGATGGCGGTATCCTCGTGGTTTCTGCTGCTGACGGTCCGATGCCCCAGACCCGGGAGCACATCCTCTTGGCGAAGCAGGTTGGTGTACCTAGCCTTGTTGTTTTCTTGAACAAAGAAGACCAAGTTGACGACGAAGAACTCCTTGAGTTGGTTGAACTTGAAGTTCGTGAATTGCTAAGTGAATATGACTTCCCTGGCGATGATATTCCGATCACCACTGGTTCTGCGCTCAAGGCTGTAGAAGCTCTTGTTGCTAACCCCAACATCAAACGTGGCGAAGATAAGTGGGTTGACAAAATTTTGGCCCTGATGGACAGCGTTGACGAATACATGCCCCTGCCTGAGCGGGATGTTGACAAGCCTTTCTTGATGGCTGTTGAAGATGTCTTCTCCATTACTGGTCGTGGCACTGTTGCCACCGGTCGGATCGAGCGCGGTCGTGTTAAAGTTGGCGAAACCATCGAAATCGTTGGGATCAGAGACACCCGCAGCACCACCGTTACTGGTGTTGAAATGTTCCAGAAGACCCTTGATGAAGGGATGGCTGGGGACAACGTTGGTGTACTTCTCCGTGGTGTACAAAAGGATGATATCGAGCGCGGCATGGTACTTGCTAAGCCCGGTTCTATCACCCCCCACACCAACTTCGAAGCTGAGGTTTACGTTTTGACTAAGGAAGAAGGTGGTCGTCACACGCCTTTCTTCCCCAACTACCGTCCTCAGTTCTACGTTCGGACAACTGACGTAACTGGTACGATTTCTGCGTTTACCGCCGATGATGGCTCCAGCGCTGAAATGGTTATGCCCGGCGATCGCATCAAGATGACTGTAGAACTCATCAACCCCATTGCGATTGAGCAAGGAATGCGTTTTGCGATCCGTGAAGGTGGCCGCACCATCGGTGCTGGTACCGTCTCTAAGATCCTGAAGTAA
- the fusA gene encoding elongation factor G has protein sequence MPRSIALEQVRNIGIAAHIDAGKTTTTERILFYSGIVHKIGEVHDGNAVTDWMEQERERGITITAAAISTSWRNHKVNIIDTPGHVDFTIEVERSMRVLDGVIAVFCSVGGVQPQSETVWRQADRYRVPRIAFVNKMDRTGANFFKVYEQIRDRLKANAIAIQIPIGTENEFQGIIDLVKMRAHIYKDDIGQDIEIAEIPAALQDKADEYRTIMIEAIAESDESLLEKYLEGEAFTEAEIMAALRKGTIAGMIVPLLCGSAFKNKGVQLLLDAVVDYLPSPLDVPAIQGELPDGTLGDRPADDEAPFAALAFKIASDPYGRLSFIRVYSGVIEKGSYIYNSTKDKKERISRLIVLKSNERIEVDELRAGDLGAVIGMRDTMTGDTLCEANDPIILESLYIPEPVISVAVEPKTKQDMEKLSKALQALSDEDPTFRVSVDPETNQTVIAGMGELHLEILVDRMLREFKVEADVGQPQVAYRETVRQKANAEGKFIRQSGGKGQYGHVVIQIEPGDEGSGFAFESKIVGGTIPREYIPSVEQGMKEACESGIIAGYPMIDLKATLIDGSYHDVDSSEMAFKIAGSIAIRNAVDQASPVVLEPIMQVEVEVPEDFLGDIMGDLNARRGNIQGMSSEEGLAKVSAKVPLAEMFGYATDIRSKTQGRGIFSMEFSNYDEVPRHVAEAIIAKNKGNANF, from the coding sequence GTGCCACGCAGCATCGCCCTAGAACAAGTCCGTAACATTGGCATTGCCGCGCATATTGATGCGGGTAAAACCACGACAACTGAAAGAATTTTGTTCTACTCCGGGATTGTCCACAAAATCGGAGAGGTTCACGATGGCAACGCAGTGACCGACTGGATGGAACAAGAACGGGAGCGGGGCATTACCATTACCGCCGCCGCGATCAGCACAAGCTGGCGCAACCACAAAGTTAATATTATCGATACCCCTGGACACGTTGATTTCACCATTGAAGTAGAGCGCTCGATGCGGGTGCTCGATGGTGTAATCGCAGTTTTCTGTTCTGTGGGCGGTGTGCAGCCCCAATCAGAAACCGTTTGGCGTCAGGCCGATCGGTACCGAGTCCCCCGGATCGCCTTCGTCAACAAAATGGACCGCACTGGGGCAAATTTCTTCAAGGTTTACGAACAAATTCGCGATCGCCTCAAAGCTAATGCCATTGCGATTCAGATTCCCATTGGCACCGAAAATGAATTTCAAGGCATCATCGACCTCGTGAAAATGCGAGCCCACATCTACAAAGATGATATTGGGCAGGATATTGAGATAGCAGAGATTCCTGCGGCGCTGCAAGATAAAGCCGATGAATACCGCACGATTATGATCGAGGCGATCGCCGAGAGTGACGAAAGCCTCCTGGAAAAATATCTAGAAGGAGAAGCCTTTACCGAAGCAGAAATCATGGCTGCGCTCCGGAAAGGAACCATTGCCGGCATGATTGTGCCCCTGCTCTGTGGCTCTGCCTTCAAAAACAAAGGCGTGCAGCTCCTCCTCGATGCCGTTGTTGATTATCTGCCTTCCCCCCTAGATGTCCCCGCGATTCAGGGGGAACTTCCCGATGGAACCCTAGGCGATCGCCCAGCCGATGACGAAGCCCCCTTTGCCGCTTTGGCCTTTAAGATCGCCTCTGATCCCTACGGTAGGCTTAGCTTTATTCGCGTCTACTCCGGTGTCATCGAAAAAGGAAGCTATATCTACAACTCCACAAAAGACAAAAAAGAACGAATTTCCCGTTTGATCGTCCTCAAATCCAATGAACGGATTGAAGTTGACGAACTTCGAGCTGGCGATTTAGGTGCGGTCATTGGTATGCGTGACACGATGACCGGCGACACCCTCTGCGAGGCAAATGACCCGATTATCCTCGAATCCCTCTACATTCCAGAGCCTGTCATTTCCGTCGCTGTCGAGCCGAAGACTAAACAAGATATGGAGAAGCTCTCTAAAGCGCTCCAAGCCCTATCCGATGAAGACCCGACCTTTCGTGTCAGTGTCGATCCGGAGACCAACCAAACAGTAATCGCAGGGATGGGAGAACTTCACCTCGAAATCCTTGTGGACCGTATGCTGCGAGAATTCAAAGTTGAAGCAGATGTCGGTCAACCCCAAGTCGCCTACCGGGAGACAGTTCGCCAGAAAGCAAATGCCGAAGGTAAATTTATCCGTCAGAGTGGCGGCAAAGGCCAATACGGCCATGTTGTCATCCAGATTGAACCTGGAGATGAAGGCAGTGGCTTTGCGTTTGAATCAAAGATTGTCGGTGGTACCATTCCACGCGAATATATCCCTTCCGTAGAGCAGGGGATGAAAGAAGCATGCGAATCTGGTATCATCGCAGGCTACCCCATGATCGATCTCAAAGCCACCCTAATTGATGGTTCCTACCACGATGTAGATTCCTCAGAAATGGCATTTAAGATTGCCGGTTCTATCGCAATTCGCAATGCCGTTGATCAAGCATCTCCTGTCGTGCTAGAACCGATCATGCAGGTTGAGGTTGAAGTGCCCGAAGATTTTCTTGGGGACATCATGGGTGACCTCAATGCCCGTCGGGGCAACATCCAAGGTATGAGTTCCGAAGAAGGCCTTGCCAAAGTTTCTGCAAAGGTTCCACTGGCAGAAATGTTTGGCTACGCCACCGATATCCGTTCAAAAACCCAAGGACGTGGTATCTTTTCGATGGAATTCAGCAACTACGATGAGGTGCCTCGCCATGTGGCTGAAGCTATCATCGCAAAAAACAAAGGGAACGCAAACTTTTAA
- the rpsG gene encoding 30S ribosomal protein S7, translating into MSRRSVTKKRVVPPDAVYNNRLLSMTIRRVMKSGKKSLAARIVYDALDIIKERTGSDPIEVFETAIRNLTPLVEVKARRVGGATYQVPMEVRQGRGTALALRWLIGYARQRSGKSMAIKLANELMDAANETGGAIKKREDTHRMAEANKAFAHYRY; encoded by the coding sequence ATGTCTCGTCGCTCAGTTACTAAAAAGCGTGTTGTACCGCCTGATGCCGTGTACAACAACCGCCTTCTCAGCATGACTATCCGCCGTGTGATGAAAAGCGGTAAAAAATCCTTGGCAGCACGGATTGTTTATGATGCCCTCGACATCATCAAAGAAAGAACTGGCAGCGATCCCATCGAAGTCTTTGAAACCGCGATCCGTAACCTGACTCCCCTCGTGGAAGTTAAGGCCCGTCGTGTTGGTGGTGCAACCTACCAGGTACCCATGGAAGTACGCCAAGGCCGGGGTACTGCTTTGGCTCTCCGTTGGTTGATCGGCTATGCCCGGCAACGCTCCGGTAAAAGCATGGCCATCAAGCTTGCCAACGAATTGATGGATGCCGCTAACGAAACAGGTGGCGCAATCAAGAAGCGGGAAGATACCCACCGGATGGCAGAAGCAAACAAGGCTTTCGCCCACTACCGCTACTAA